The proteins below are encoded in one region of Triticum aestivum cultivar Chinese Spring chromosome 1B, IWGSC CS RefSeq v2.1, whole genome shotgun sequence:
- the LOC123088387 gene encoding protein CHUP1, chloroplastic has product MGSKQAEDIKNLLLKIIIPLTFPLAGSFICGLIADRAIRHSDLDSSDNSIQLDQSSSDGLRLIQGEEGGGEMESPNRAPRKLVQAETPYSTGRLVGGGHARQASLTEEIMVAQDTESSSEVSVKNQRFQDVQGTSPAGAEEVESLKRVVSVLEERAAGIESRFHDYCDAKEQESTYQKMQIMCLGMKLELLESQNQRLEAAATEIRAAAEEFAVMRASLDALQSKFRKAARKSRQEFDAIDGRILALDAREAEMATRCRGFEQLVAEMKELVLQLQKGKGTDSESVEVAVERSMRKLSSSKDLLDGMEVLRDRWAADMEELIYLGWITAWLQHDLLVSDGEGAAAKGPVVICDDDDGANPTVEEQRKKGEKMVAVAAPINEVELRKTSSNASSCVAGEESCMGLVGCRAGIGRPRLLRKIKGWARGKGPSKSSES; this is encoded by the exons ATGGGAAGTAAGCAAGCAGAGGACATCAAGAATCTCCTTCTCAAGATAATCATTCCCTTGACCTTTCCCCTGGCAGGTTCTTTTATCTGCGGCCTCATAGCAGATAGAGCAATCAGGCACAGTGACCTAGACTCGTCTGATAACTCGATCCAATTGGATCAATCATCGTCAGACGGTTTGAGATTGATTCAAGgagaagagggaggaggagaaatGGAGTCCCCGAACCGGGCGCCGCGGAAGCTGGTGCAAGCAGAGACCCCCTACAGCACCGGCAGGCTCGTCGGCGGTGGACATGCGAGGCAGGCTTCTCTTACTGAAGAAATCATGGTGGCGCAGGACACCGAGAGCTCATCGGAAGTTTCAGTCAAGAACCAGAGGTTCCAGGACGTTCAGGGGACGTCCCCCGCCGGCGCCGAAGAGGTCGAGAGCCTGAAGCGCGTGGTGTCGGTCCTCGAAGAGCGGGCCGCCGGCATCGAGTCGCGGTTCCACGACTACTGTGACGCGAAGGAGCAGGAGTCGACGTACCAGAAGATGCAGATCATGTGCCTGGGGATGAAGCTGGAGCTGCTGGAGTCCCAGAACCAGAGGCTCGAGGCGGCCGCCACGGAGATCCGGGCAGCCGCTGAAGAGTTCGCCGTGATGCGGGCGAGCCTCGACGCCCTGCAGAGCAAGTTCAGGAAAGCTGCCAGGAAGAGCAGGCAGGAATTCGACGCCATTGATGGAAGGATCCTGGCTCTGGATGCCCGGGAGGCAGAGATGGCGACGAGGTGCCGAGGCTTTGAGCAGCTCGTGGCGGAGATGAAGGAGCTGGTTTTGCAGCTACAGAAGGGGAAAGGAACAGACAGTGAG AGCGTGGAGGTCGCCGTGGAGAGGAGCATGCGGAAGCTGTCGAGCAGCAAGGACCTGCTGGACGGGATGGAGGTGCTCCGGGACCGGTGGGCGGCGGACATGGAGGAGCTGATCTACCTCGGCTGGATCACGGCGTGGCTGCAGCACGACCTCCTGGTCAGCGACGGCGAGGGCGCCGCCGCCAAGGGCCCGGTGGTGATatgcgacgacgacgatggcgccAACCCGACGGTGGAGGAGCAGCGCAAGAAGGGGGAGAAGATGGTGGCGGTGGCCGCGCCGATCAACGAGGTGGAGCTCCGCAAGACGTCGTCCAACGCGTCGTCGTGCGTCGCGGGAGAGGAGTCGTGCATGGGGTTGGTGGGCTGCAGGGCAGGAATCGGACGGCCGAGATTGCTCCGCAAGATCAAAGGGTGGGCCAGGGGAAAGGGTCCAAGCAAGAGCAGTGAGTCCTGA
- the LOC123112529 gene encoding elongator complex protein 2 yields MPPAAGELAGARGGVEAERVFIGAGCNRVVNNVSWGACGLVAFGAQNAVALFSPSRGEIVTTLPGHKAAVNCTLWLPTKKDVLQVQSRETHYLLSGSSDGAIMAWKIGSGIGKWSHVLQLPAMHKKGVTCLAGRMVSDRVSIFASTSSDGIVVIWEMVVEPTADGSCKVSCLHSLSVGLKPMVSLSLVVLPEQEGLILAMGGLDHKVHIYCGDQSGKFIKACELKGHSDWIRSLDFSLPVMTSSEKHSLFLVSSSQDKTIRIWKMTSDVQQRKDNIGMASYIEGPLFVAGNTSYQVSLESLLVGHEDWVYSVEWQPPRLLLGGEAHQPMSILSASMDKMMMIWRPEKNTGLWINSVTVGELSHSALGFYGGHWEPDGKSILAHGYGGFFHMWRDVGLDSENWQPQIVPSGHFAPVSDLTWSRSGEYLLTVSHDQTARIFAPWRSHVNPGDVICWREIARPQIHGHDINCVAFIQGTGNHRFVCGADEKVCRVFEATLSFLKTLQEATLLKPDNEDFDNVQVLGANMSALGLSQKPIYTHGKESPSSASNDGPDSMETIPDAVPTVFTEPPVEDQLAWNTLWPESHKLYGHGNELFSICCDHAGKLIASSCKAQSAPVAEIWLWEVGTWKAVGRLQSHNLTVTQMEFSSDNAFLLSVSRDRHLSVFSIKKTEEGAQHHLVTKHEAHKRIIWACSWNPFGYEFATGSRDKTVKIWCVQDASSVKLLATLPQFRESVTALAWTGRDRARNAGIIAVGMDNGLIELWSVSGGRAASDSSSDPPLLSVACMLRLDPLLCHVSTVHRLRWQKPDSADEKAAIELASCGSDHCVRVFAVRDT; encoded by the exons ATGCCGCCGGCGgccggggagctcgccggagctcgcggGGGAGTGGAGGCGGAGAGGGTCTTCATTGGCGCCGGGTGCAACCGTGTCGTGAACAATGTCTCGTGGGGCGCCTGTGGTCTCGTCGCCTTCGGCGCCCAGAACGCCGTCGCCCTTTTCTCCCCTTCG AGAGGGGAGATCGTGACGACGCTGCCGGGGCACAAGGCGGCGGTGAACTGCACGCTGTGGCTGCCAACCAAGAAGGATGTACTCCAAG TTCAAAGCAGGGAGACACACTATCTATTGTCTGGAAGTTCTGATGGTGCTATTATGGCATGGAAGATTGGTTCTGGAATAGGCAAG TGGTCTCATGTTTTGCAACTACCAGCCATGCATAAGAAAGGCGTCACCTGTCTTGCTGGAAGAATGGTGTCGGATAGGGTATCAATTTTCGCTTCCACCTCCTCAGATGGTATAGTGGTTATTTGGGAAATGGTGGTTGAGCCGACTGCTGATG GCTCCTGCAAAGTGTCTTGTTTGCATTCTCTTTCCGTTGGTTTAAAACCAATGGTTTCACTTTCATTAGTGGTGTTGCCGGAACAGGAAGGCCTAATTTTAGCAATGGGGGGATTAGATCATAAGGTCCACATATATTGTGGGGATCAGTCAGGCAAG TTCATTAAAGCCTGTGAACTTAAGGGCCATTCTGACTGGATTAGAAGTTTAGACTTTTCTTTACCTGTGATGACGAGCAGTGAGAAACACAGCCTTTTTCTCGTTAGCTCGTCTCAGGACAAAACCATTCGGATATGGAAGATGACTTCAGATGTGCAACAAAGGAAGGATAATATTGGGATGGCCTCCTACATTGAAGGTCCTCTATTTGTGGCAGGTAATACAAGTTACCAGGTATCATTGGAGTCTCTTCTTGTTGGGCATGAAGATTGGGTATATTCAGTAGAGTGGCAGCCTCCTAGACTGCTACTTGGTGGTGAAGCTCATCAGCCAATGAGCATATTATCTGCATCTATGGACAAGATGATGATGATATGGAGGCCTGAAAAAAATACCGGCCTTTGGATAAATTCAGTGACAGTTGGTGAATTAAGTCACTCAGCACTTGGATTTTATGGTGGCCATTGGGAACCTGATGGTAAATCAATTCTTGCACATGGCTATGGTGGATTTTTTCATATGTGGAGAGATGTTGGACTGGATTCGGAAAATTGGCAGCCCCAGATTGTCCCATCTGGTCATTTTGCACCCGTATCTGACTTAACATGGTCTAGATCTGGCGAATATTTGCTAACAGTTAGCCATGACCAG ACAGCACGCATATTTGCTCCTTGGAGAAGTCATGTTAACCCAGGAGATGTGATTTGTTGGCGCGAAATTGCTCGCCCCCAAATCCATGGGCATGACATTAACTGTGTGGCATTCATTCAGGGTACAGGAAACCACCGGTTTGTTTGTGGTGCTGATGAAAAGGTCTGTAGAGTCTTTGAAGCTACTTTATCATTCCTCAAGACCCTACAGGAAGCAACTTTGTTGAAACCTGACAATGAGGATTTTGACAATGTGCAAGTCCTTGGAGCAAATATGTCTGCTCTTGGGCTTTCACAGAAACCTATATATACACATG GAAAGGAATCCCCAAGCAGCGCTTCTAATGATGGTCCAGATTCCATGGAGACGATTCCTGATGCAGTGCCAACTGTGTTTACTGAGCCTCCTGTGGAGGACCAGCTTGCATGGAATACCTTATGGCCTGAATCTCACAAACTTTATGGGCATGGAAATGAACTCTTTTCCATCTGCTGTGATCATGCAGGGAAGCTCATTGCATCGTCGTGCAAG GCTCAATCGGCACCAGTTGCTGAGATCTGGCTCTGGGAAGTTGGAACATGGAAAGCCGTTGGCCGCTTGCAGTCTCACAATCTGACGGTTACGCAAATGGAATTTTCTTCTGACAATGCTTTTCTTCTGAGTGTATCAAGGGATCGTCACTTGTCTGTCTTTTCGATTAAGAAAACTG AGGAAGGGGCACAGCATCACCTGGTTACAAAGCATGAAGCGCACAAAAGAATCATATGGGCATGCTCGTGGAACCCATTTGGGTACGAATTTGCAACTGGTTCAAGGGACAAGACTGTCAAGATATGGTGTGTTCAAGATGCATCTTCCGTCAAGCTGCTCGCCACATTGCCTCAGTTCCGTGAGAGTGTCACAGCATTGGCCTGGACGGGCCGTGACCGTGCTCGTAATGCCGGCATTATTGCTGTTGGCATGGACAATGGACTGATCGAGCTCTGGAGTGTTTCAGGGGGGAGAGCTGCTTCAGACAGTAGCTCAGATCCACCCCTCCTCAGCGTCGCATGCATGCTCCGGTTGGATCCTCTGTTGTGTCATGTGTCAACTGTGCACCGTTTGCGGTGGCAGAAACCCGACTCGGCTGATGAGAAAGCAGCAATCGAGCTGGCTTCTTGTGGATCTGATCACTGCGTCAGGGTGTTTGCAGTGCGTGATACTTGA